The Paraflavitalea devenefica DNA segment GTGGTAGGACAAGTAGAACAATTCACCGTTCTGATCAAGGTATAGTGTTTGCGGCAATCAATATCTACCGACACTATCCTGTAGTAGTTCCTATAATTCGGACTATTATCATAGAACTCGTAATTGTTGACGCTGTTATTCGCAGCGGCAATATGGCCTATCTTGTACCAGTTAGCGCCGTCGATACTTTTTTCCACTGTAAAATGATCTATATCCGATTCATCATAGGTGGTCCAGTTCAGCTTCACCCGTGAAGGACTGGAAAGCAAATTAACGGTGAATGCTCCAAAAGTGACGGGTACTACAATAAATACACACTCATCAAGATTGTTTTCGAAATAGTTAAGAATTACGAATGGATCCGGCTCAGCATCTCTCCTGATCAGGATACTTACCGGGCCGCTTTGTAATCCATTGTTTGGAGGAAGCCCTCCGCAGGGAGGGGCCGGAAAATTAAAGACAATACCCTGACCGCCGGTGGGCGCACTGGCAATCAGGTTACCCATGGTAGTGGTTCTTGTAATGTTGACCAATTCATCAACAATAACACAATTGGTATTGCCAACAATCAAGGTTACGCGGTAGTCCCCGTCTGTAAATACGTTATAAATATTCTGGCTCACCAACCCCACGAACTGGTCATTGTTATAAATACCCGTGGGGCAATAAGCAGACTGGGCCTGGGTACCAGGCGGTTTGAGCAGCATCAGCAGGAGCATTAAGGGAATGCTCCTTAGCAGAAATTTATTCATGGTATAAAGTTGTTTTGGTTAAGGGTTATTTTCCGATCCACGCTTTCAATATAGCCGGCTCACTGCCTGGCTCCGTAACGTGTATATAGTATAAGCCTGATGGCAAACCACGGGCACTGATGTTAAACCGGGTGGCGGTGGAGCTCATGGTGGCCGCTTTCCGGAAGTTGCCATACATATCATATACTTTTATATCCACTGATCTTTTTTCGAACAATTGCAGGCTTTTGCCAAGACGAGGCTCCGGAGGCGGAGGCGGGCAGGACGGTTTCAGCAAGGTGATATCTGAACCTGCCGGATTAACACTTATCGTATAAGTGGGCGCTTTCCTGGCTATAGCTATACCACCTGAAGATCCATCGTATACTGATTGTCCGCAAGGACCATTATATATTATTTGATAGTAGATAACCTGGTTCGGGGAGAGTGTCCAGGAGCGGCTGAGCCCGGTGCCAAGGTAAGCGCCATTCCGGTACCAATTGTAATGGTATCCACTGGTGCCCGACAGCGGATACACAGTGGCTGTATAGGTGACATTGCCTGTGCAGGGGGCGGGCGATGACCTGTTATGCGATACCGGAATGTAGGGGATGCCAAAAGTGATGGCCTTGGTATAGGTAGAAGTAACGCCGTTCTTGACGACTGTTGCCGTAAGCGTAGCAGCAGCCGGAGCGCCGGCGATAGGCGTAACGGCCACCATTCTGCTAACCGGTGTAAGCGTAGCCACGCCAACGGGTGAAATGCTCCAGGTTACCTGCGCTTCGCCTTTAAGATCGTTCAGCCGGTAGAGCTGACGGCTGTTATCACAAATAGAAGGAGCACCACTGATGTAAGGCGATGTAACCGGGGAGCTGCAATCCGGTGTTACGGATGGAGGCGTGAAGGTAGTGGGGCAGTCGGAACAGGAAGTAAACACAATCTTTGTATACTGCTTATGGCAGTTAAGGTCTATCGATACAATCCTGTAAAACCCATGATTAACAGGACTATAATCATAAAACTCATAGCTGCTGCCATTGGGGTTGTTTGTAGCAGTTACCTGTCCTATTTTGTAATAGGTAACGCCGTCACTGCTTTTTTCAACACTGAAATAACCCATGTCTGTTTCCATATAGGTAGTCCAATTCAATTTTACCCGCTTGGGATTGTCCAGCGAATTTCCGGTGAATGGTCCGAAGGTGACGGGAAACGCAATGTATTCACAGTCGTTCAGCTCATTATCAAAAAAGTTAAGCTTCAAAAACTCTTCTCCGCTTTGTTTCTTAATGATCATGCTCAGGGCGCCGGTCTGTAATTCATTGTCGATCAAACTTCCGTTACAGAGCGGGCTGCCAAACGTAAAGGCAAGACCGGGGCCTGCCGAAGCACTGGGTATGATGGTATTGAGGGCCGACGTTTTTGAGACATTGACCGGCTGGTCTACAAAAAAGATACAATCTGCGCGCCCGCTTGCAATGATGGTCAACAGGTAATCGCCATTTACAAAATCATTGTAAACGCTCGACGTAACCCCCAATCCTATGGACGAGGAGTTATTGTAAATATGCATAGGGCAAAAGGGCTGGGCCTGTGTTGCTGAGGGTTTAATAAGCAACAATAGGAGAAGCATGGCAATCATACTTCTGATAAAGGTTTTTTTCATGATGATAAGAAAAGTTTTGGTTAACAATATAAAAAGATAGGATCGACAGTGGGGACGGTAGAATAGGGAATTAAGATATAAAAAAGTATTGGAATTTAGTTCGAATAAAGTATATTTTCGTGTAGCTGTTATTTTTAGTGACTGCTATTCAGGAACAGTGTTAATTAATTCTTATCCCTGGATATTTTGCCGCCAAACTAACTGTATGCCGAAACCTTATACCTATGCACTACTATTGATAGTGATACCATCAATAGTTTTTTCCCAGGATTTCTCGAATAAAGGGAGAGACTTTTGGGTAGGTTATGGCAATCACGTTAAAATGACTGCTGTTAATCAGGCCAATGCGCAGGAGATGGTGCTCTACATCACTTCTTCCCAAAATGCCAATTTTAAGATTGAAATACCAGGTACAGGCTGGTCCTGGTCGGGCAGTGTGATGGCCAATGCGGTAATTACCAGCCCGCCGATCCCCAAGTCGGGCCCGCATGATGCACGGTTGGTCAATGAAGGGCTGTATAAACGTGGCATCCATATTACCAGCGACAGGGCGGTAGTAGCTTATGCGCATATTTATAACCAAAATGTTTCGGGCGCCACCTTACTTTTCCCTACCAATATATTAGGCATTGATTATTACTCGGTCAATTATACGCAACGGTCAAATGAGCCGGGTTCCTATTCTTTCTTTTATGTAGTGGCTACTGAAGATGATACGCAGGTGGAGATCATTCCTTCCAAAACCACCCGCGGCGGCAGGGCTGCCGGGGCGCCTTTCCTGGTGACACTGATGAAGGGGGAGATCTATAATGTCCTTGCTGATGAAGACCTTACCGGCTCGAAGATACGGTCGGTAAGCGGCGGTACTACGGGGTGTAAGAAGATCGCTGTCTTTTCCGGATCGGGTAAGATCTTTATTGCCTGCAGCAACAACCAGAACAGCGCGGATAACCTTATGCAACAGGCTTTTCCTGCGGCTGCATGGGGTAAAAAATACCTTACGGGGCCCACGCAGGGCATGCCCAATAATTTTTACCGCATTGCTGTCAGTGACCCGGCCACGCAAGTGACTGTCAACGGCATACCGCTCACAGGGCTGCAGGGCAATTTCTATTATGAGTATACTTCCGGCACCCCCGATATTATAGAAGCCTCACAACCTGTAATGGTGGCACAGTATATGACCACCCAGCAGGAGTGTGGCAATAACCTGATCGGCATGAATGGTGATCCTGAAATGATCTATGTAAGCCCGGTGGAACAAACGATCAGCAATATCACCCTTAATTCTACCCCCAATTACCAGATCTCCTCCCATTTTATCAATGTGATTATCAGATCCGGTTCGGTGAATAGCTTCAGGCTGGATGGCGCAGGACAGGCAGCGCAGTTTACACCACACCCGGTTGATCCTGCTTATTCCATTGCCCGCTTACCTGTTACGGGTGGGCCGCACCGGTTAAGCGCCGACACCGGGTTTAGCGCTATCGCCTATGGTTATGGCAATCTTGAATCCTATGGTTATAACGCAGGGGCCAATGTGATTGATTTATATCAATACCTCACCGTCACCAACAGCAACGCCAGTACCCATTCGCCGGCAGCCTGCAGCCAGCTTCCCTTTTCCATTGCCCTCACGCTGCCTTACCAACCTGCCCGGCTGGTATGGGATATACCCCTGAACCCTACAGTAACAGACAATGCGCCTGCTTACTCCCAAACTTTCACCAGGAATGGCAAACAGTTGTATGTATATAACCTGTCCGGTAGTTATGTTTATAATTCACCGGGCGTCTACTCCCTGAAGGTCACTGTTGATAATCCAACAGGGCAGGGATGCTCAGGGCAACAGGAGATAGAATATGATTTTGAAGTGTACGATAAACCTGTGGCCAATTTCAATGCTGTCAACCCCTGCTCGGAAACGGCTGCCGGCTTTGTGGATGTGTCGAACCTGGATGACCGGACTGCCACGAAGTGGTTCTGGGATTTTGGGGATAATACGATTGATTCGGTTCAGCATCCTAATCACATTTACCCGTTGCCCGGTAACTATAATGTACGTATGGCTGTCATGAGCGATATCGGGTGTGTGTCGGATACGGTAACAAAGACAATACTCATCAAACAAGCGCCGGTAGCCCGGTTTGGCGCCTCCGGGAATTATTGTACCGGTGACCGCATCCTTATTGCTGACTCTTCTCTTTTGTACAATGCACTGCCCTTAAAAGAATGGCGCTGGGATTTTGGCGATGGCACGCCGGCCATAACGCATGTTACAGCGCCCGCGCCTTTCACACATGTTTATACAACCCCGGGTACTTATACGGTAAAGCTCACGGTAAGATCGATAGAAGATTGTTACAGCGTAGCTTTTGAACAGGTGGTCATTATTCATGCGCTGCCAACTGCCGGCTTTCTCCTGCCGGCCAGGGTTTGTTTGCCCGATGGCGCGGCCACCTTTACAGACCAGTCAACCAATCCATCCACGGCAGGCGCCCTTTCGTATAAATGGTATTTTGATGATCCCCATGCCAGTCCCGGTAATCCTGATTCGGCCATGGTGCAACATCCTGTTCATATTTTCTCAGCACAGGGTTCTTATGCTATCCGGCTGCTGGTGACTACGCCGGAAGGATGTAAAGGTGAAGCAATGCAGGTATTTTCATCTGTGTATGCGCAGGCCGCTGCAGACTTTACCATTACCAAAACTGATAGCTGCGCCGGCGCCGGCATTCATTTTACCGATCAGTCGGACGGCCGGGGAAGGAATATCACGGGGGCGCACTGGGATTTTGGCGATGGCAATACAGGTAATCTTTTGCAAGCGGACCATATTTTTACCATTGCCGATACTTTTGAAGTAGCGCATTTTATTGTTACTGCAGAGGGATGTCACAGCGATACCGTGAGCCGGCCCGTTATTATCCATGCATTGCCGGTAGCCGGGTTCACCCCTGTACAGCCATCTTGTGCAGGCAGGGCTGTGCAGTTTGCTGATGCCTCGACGATCTCCGGCGATGCCCTGGTAAAATGGACCTGGGATTTTGGCGATCATACCGCGCCGGTGGTTACTGCAGGTGCAGCTACTTATACCTATGCGCAGACTGGCGATTACCCGGTGACCCTGCAGGTGGAAACAGATAAAGGCTGCAAGAGCGCTATTTTTTCGGCGATGGTACCGGTCCATCCCATTCCTGCCGTTCAGTTCCAATTGCCGGAGGCCTGCCTGCTGGACCCCTTTGCGGGTTTTACCGATCAGAGTACCATTGCTGATCATTCAGAAGCGCAATTTGTGTATGCCTGGCACTTTGGCGATCCTACTGCGCCTGGCAATACCAATTTTTCTGCTGCCCAACATGGACAGCACCGGTATACGGCTGCCGGTAATTACCCCGTTCGCCTGAGGGTTACTTCAAAGGATGGTTGCGCAGACAGTGTTACACAAAATTTTGTATTGAATGGCGCTACACCGGTAGCTGATTTTATCATAGAACAGGGTAGTAGTGCCTGCAATGACAGCACCATTCGTATCGTGAATCATTCATCGGTGGATTTTGGAATGATCACGCGGCTGGAGATCTGCTGGGATGTGGCCAATACACCTGCGCAGGTAGTAACGGATGAAACGCCGGTGCCGGGCAAGGTATATGAATACGTTTACCCTGCGCTGGTGGGTGTGGCCAGTGAAGTAAAGCAAGTGAGGATGCGGGCTTGGTCGGGAAGCCTGTGTGTACACGAGGTAATAAAGACGTTTACCTTGCATGCCACGCCCCGGCTTGAATTCCTGCCGGTGCCCGGTCAATGTGTGGATGGGGCTCCACTGTTTATTACACAGGCGCGGGAGGTCAATGGCTTACCAGGCACAGGCACTTTCAGCGGTCCGGGCATCAATGCTGCCCATCAATTCGACCCCGCTTTAGCGGGAACGGGTATTCATACGCTGCGATACAGTTTTATTGCTGACGGTGGTTGCCGGAGTGAAAAAGAACAAACCGTTACGGTATGGGCATTGCCACAAGCTTCTTTTACGGTACCAGGTTCCACCTGCGAGGAAGGACCTGTTGAGTTCAGGGCAGTGGGAAGCGCTGCCGGGCAAACGATCACTGAGTGGACCTGGGATTTTGGTGATCAGTCGCCCGTAGTGACTACCAATATTACTCCGGCGTCACATACCTTTGCCGCCGCCGGCCAATACCCGGTGTCCTTGCGTGCAGTGACCGACCGCGGCTGCAGGAGTACTGTAGTGACTGCGCAGCTTGTCATTGATCCACTGCCGGTGGTCGATTTCCGTATACCTGTTATTTGCCTGCCATTGGGAAAAAGCACATTTACCGATCTTTCTTCATTGCCCGGCAGTACAGCGCCTGTATTTAGTTATCACTGGAATTTTGGTGATCCGGCTTCCGGGACTGCCAATTATTCCAACCAACAACACCCCACCCATTTTTACCAGGGCCTGGGCCCTTATACCGTGCAATTAACGGTGACCTCTGAAAAAGGTTGTGCAGCTTCGGCCGGCCGGCAGGTGACCGACATCGTGAACAGTCCGGTGGCCGGTTTCGATTCTCCGGCAGAAGCCTGTACCGGCAGCCTGCTGTTGTTCAAAGATAAAAGCAGGGATGCCGCCTGGCCCATTATTGCCTGGAACTGGCAGGTGAACCACGTTGCGCTGAACAAGCAGGATATTGATTATGCTTTTGCCGGCGAAGGAACGCAATTGATAGCGCTTACTGTAACCAATAGTAAAGGATGCAGCAGCGAGCCGGTGACCAGGCAGGTAACTATTTATGGTTATCCCCGGGTAGAGGCAGGTCCGGATCTTACTATCCTGGAAGGAGAAAGCGCTATGATAAATGCCCGGGCGCAGGGCAGCAGCCTGCATTACCGGTGGACGCCATCGTTCTATTTGACGAATGATACTTTGCTGACACCGGTTATAAAACCCACCCATGATATAACTTACCGGCTTACGGTAACCGGCAAAGCCGGCTGTACAGCATATGATGAGGTGAAGGTAACGGTGCGGAAACTTCCGGTAGTGCCCAATACCTTCACACCGAATGGTGATGGGATCAATGATGTATGGCATATCGAATACCTGGAAAGTTACCCGGGCAACACAGTAGAAATATATAACAGGTACGGGCAACTCGTATTCCGGTCGGCGGGCTATCACCAACCCTGGGATGGAAAACAAAATGGCCAACCCTTACCCATTGGTACTTATTATTACATCATTGATCCAAAAGAAGGTCGTAAAAAGATGACAGGTTCTGTTACCATTTTACGATAAGCCCTTAATATTTTACTACAATATCTTTGCTGACGGGCGATTTGGCGCCGCCATTAAAAACAGCCTGTATTTTATAGATATAAGTGTTGTTGATGGTTAGCTCTTTGTCTTCAAAATTGCCCGGATTTTCATTTAATGTCTGGTAAATAGTGGCAGGCTCGCCCTGTTTGTTGCGATAAATGATCATTTTACGGATACCTGTTTCGGGATATTTCCATTGAAGGGCAATGAGGCGTTTTTCTCTTTCTGCTTTGGCTGTTACCTGGTCAATGGGTTTCCTGATGCCGGTTTCATAAAATACTTCTCCGGATAGGGCTTTGGCTATATTGCCGGTGCTGTCGTGTGCTTCAAGTCGATAAATATATACCTCCCCGTTGTGCAGGCCCTGACGGTCTGTGAATTCAGATGGTTCTTTGCCCGCAGTCCATTCCGCCAGTTTTGTTGAACTATCAGAAGATCTGGGCTGGCGATAAAGCACCTGTTTGGCCAGGTCATCGGCATGGCCTGAAATGAAGGCGAGGCGGATGGTGGTATCCACTCTCCTGATCTGTCCAAATACAGGAGGCGCAGGCGGAATGGTATCCGGCCTTTTCAATGCAAGCGCGGCTGAATAAGCGGAAGCGTTGAAGTTCTGATCAATGGCTATTACTTTGTAATATACTTTTGAAGTAAGGGTGTTGATGTTCACCGTATCCTTAAAAGCTGGCCTGGCCAGGATATTCCTGGTTACTTCTACAAATTCTTCCTGCTGGTTGTTGGAACGGAATACCCGGTAGCCCAACAGGTCTTCTTCCTTATTACTGGTCCATTTTATACGTACGATGCCCAATGAATCAATGGTCCCTGCCAGGTCTGAAGGCAGTACCGGCGGCACGCTGTCTATCAACAACGCGAGGTGTGAAAAAGACAAGGAGATGTCGTCATTGGCCAAAACGGTTTTTACACGGTAATAATTACTGCGTCCCGGAGACGGATCGGTAAAAGTGAAAACATCTTTGGGCAGCAAAGTAGCATTCAGTTCCTTGTAGGGGCCTTCATCTTTTGAAGCCCGCAGCACATAAAAACCCTTTATCGCCTGGTTCATGGGATTATCAAGGTGCCAGCTCAACCGCACTTTTTCGTTCCTGAGCACGGTGGTGCTGTCCACAATGGTGAGCGTGGTCATTTCCTCCTTGCCCTTGCCGGCAAATATATTGGAAGGAGGCCCGGTTACACCAAAGGGTGTGATACCCCTGATGCGGTAATAGTATTGCCGGGTATTATCGGCCAGGGAGTCGACATAATAAGCGTATTCCTGGTTTTTCTTTTCGGAAGTAGTGATCAATGGTTCGGAAGAAATGTTTTTAAAATGCTGACCATCTTCCGACTTTTCAATGATATAAGCTGAGTAAACGCCCTCATGCAGGAATACCGACCATTTGAGGATAGCGGACTTATCGGAGAAGGTGCCATTCAGATCGCTGATAATATTGGCTTTGAAGTTTTCTTTTGCATCTATTACAATAATGCCCGGCTCGTAATTGAAGTTAGGAATAGCTTTCCCCAGCTTTATGCGATAGATATAGCGGTTGCCTGGTTTTACATCTGTATCAGTAAAGGAAAGGGCGGCTGCTTTGGCCGATACCGGGGAGATATCGCAGATTAATAAAGAGAAGCCAAACCTGTTGTCCAGTTCCTGGCTTTTGTGCAGGATACCGGTACCTCCTTTAATGGAAGTTTCCAGTTTGAACTCATCGCCATAGATCGCCTCTTTAACAATAGCGGCACGGTCATCTGTCAATTCGATGGAGTCGAACCGGGCTTTGCTGGCCGGCATTAAGGGGGTAGGAGTGAGCAGCTTTCGTTTCCTGGCAGTGGCCGGCACCATCGTACTGTCTTCTTTCAGTACAAACCTTTCCAGTATATAGCCATACTTATTGCCCATTTGCCATAGAAAGGGAGTAGAGGGAGCCCACCTTAGTTCAATGGTGTCGCCTCTTCCATCAGCTAGCATCCGGATACCCTGTATATTTTGTGGGGCCGGGGCCTTGGATTGTTCCGGTGCTTTTGGCTTTTCCGGAGCCTTGACTGTTGGATTTACCTGCGCCTGTACCATCGTAATCATTCCGCTGATCAGTACAAAACCTGTTATCCATTTTTTCATAACGTGCGGCATTTTACTTTAAAGTTTATTGTCCGAGTTGCAGGTTGAGTTGTTTAGTAGTAATGGGCCAGGGGTTACCGGGCATGTGATAGTTCACTTTAATACCATAGGTGCCCGGAACGAGATCGTTAAATCCCCATGACAGCAGACGTTCTGCACCGAGCGGTATATCTGTAACGCCTTCGGCCAGGTAGATGACAGCAGCCTTGTTTCTCAATTCCTGGAAGTCTTTGGCACAATACCACGACAGGTAATAAGCAAACATCACATCGTCGTCTTTGGCAGGTGCATAGCCGGCGCTTACCTGCTCATTGGTAAGCATATAGCCATTGGGATTAAGGTTGTTGTGCAGCTTCACGGCTTTCATGGGCGCATACTGGCCATTTTCATCGTAATCGCCCAGCAAGGTAGGATCGCGCCAGGTGATGTTTACATTGTAGTTGAATTGTCCATAATATTCATACATCATCGGGTGCATGTACCAGTTGATCCATGTGTTGTTCGTGGCGCCCAGCCTGATGAGGGGCTCATCATTGTTGCCTCTTCCAAAGAGTTCCACTTCATCGAAACTTTCCACCGTGGAGAAGCGTTTGCCAATGGCTGTCACATTTCCTGATATTACATTCACTGCATTCTGCGCATTGGTCAGTGCGTCGAGCTTATCATTGAGCGTATTAAACATACTGCTGCGGAAGTTGATACGGTAGATGATGAGCTCGTTATTTACGCTCAGCGTATTGGCTATGCGGCTAGCCATCATGGTGCTTCCCTCCGGGTTAGGGTCATAGGCTGTTGTGTTGGCGGCATTGAGGGCGTCCATTTCCGCCTGGTTATCCATCGAAAAGCCCTGGTTCATTTCCTGCAGCGTATTGGTGGCTTCGGATACATATACATTCTCCTCCTTTATATAGAGGCTGTCCTGTATGCCTGTACCGGTTACGGTGCCTACCGGTACTTTCACGAGGGAAAGTTCATAAATGCTGTTATTGGAGATACCTGCCGGGAAACTGAAGACCGCCAGGTTGCCGGCATAACTTACATCTGACTCCAGTATTTGACCATACTGGCTTTTGAAGCGGGCTTTAACGCTCCATTGTCCAAACTGGTCGTTGGTAGCGAATACGTCGGGCTGTCCGGTCTTCAACTGTAAAAATCCATAGCTGTGCTGGTTCTTATAAAAATTGTATTGTCTTGAGATCGGGTAGCTATAAGC contains these protein-coding regions:
- a CDS encoding PKD domain-containing protein; the protein is MPKPYTYALLLIVIPSIVFSQDFSNKGRDFWVGYGNHVKMTAVNQANAQEMVLYITSSQNANFKIEIPGTGWSWSGSVMANAVITSPPIPKSGPHDARLVNEGLYKRGIHITSDRAVVAYAHIYNQNVSGATLLFPTNILGIDYYSVNYTQRSNEPGSYSFFYVVATEDDTQVEIIPSKTTRGGRAAGAPFLVTLMKGEIYNVLADEDLTGSKIRSVSGGTTGCKKIAVFSGSGKIFIACSNNQNSADNLMQQAFPAAAWGKKYLTGPTQGMPNNFYRIAVSDPATQVTVNGIPLTGLQGNFYYEYTSGTPDIIEASQPVMVAQYMTTQQECGNNLIGMNGDPEMIYVSPVEQTISNITLNSTPNYQISSHFINVIIRSGSVNSFRLDGAGQAAQFTPHPVDPAYSIARLPVTGGPHRLSADTGFSAIAYGYGNLESYGYNAGANVIDLYQYLTVTNSNASTHSPAACSQLPFSIALTLPYQPARLVWDIPLNPTVTDNAPAYSQTFTRNGKQLYVYNLSGSYVYNSPGVYSLKVTVDNPTGQGCSGQQEIEYDFEVYDKPVANFNAVNPCSETAAGFVDVSNLDDRTATKWFWDFGDNTIDSVQHPNHIYPLPGNYNVRMAVMSDIGCVSDTVTKTILIKQAPVARFGASGNYCTGDRILIADSSLLYNALPLKEWRWDFGDGTPAITHVTAPAPFTHVYTTPGTYTVKLTVRSIEDCYSVAFEQVVIIHALPTAGFLLPARVCLPDGAATFTDQSTNPSTAGALSYKWYFDDPHASPGNPDSAMVQHPVHIFSAQGSYAIRLLVTTPEGCKGEAMQVFSSVYAQAAADFTITKTDSCAGAGIHFTDQSDGRGRNITGAHWDFGDGNTGNLLQADHIFTIADTFEVAHFIVTAEGCHSDTVSRPVIIHALPVAGFTPVQPSCAGRAVQFADASTISGDALVKWTWDFGDHTAPVVTAGAATYTYAQTGDYPVTLQVETDKGCKSAIFSAMVPVHPIPAVQFQLPEACLLDPFAGFTDQSTIADHSEAQFVYAWHFGDPTAPGNTNFSAAQHGQHRYTAAGNYPVRLRVTSKDGCADSVTQNFVLNGATPVADFIIEQGSSACNDSTIRIVNHSSVDFGMITRLEICWDVANTPAQVVTDETPVPGKVYEYVYPALVGVASEVKQVRMRAWSGSLCVHEVIKTFTLHATPRLEFLPVPGQCVDGAPLFITQAREVNGLPGTGTFSGPGINAAHQFDPALAGTGIHTLRYSFIADGGCRSEKEQTVTVWALPQASFTVPGSTCEEGPVEFRAVGSAAGQTITEWTWDFGDQSPVVTTNITPASHTFAAAGQYPVSLRAVTDRGCRSTVVTAQLVIDPLPVVDFRIPVICLPLGKSTFTDLSSLPGSTAPVFSYHWNFGDPASGTANYSNQQHPTHFYQGLGPYTVQLTVTSEKGCAASAGRQVTDIVNSPVAGFDSPAEACTGSLLLFKDKSRDAAWPIIAWNWQVNHVALNKQDIDYAFAGEGTQLIALTVTNSKGCSSEPVTRQVTIYGYPRVEAGPDLTILEGESAMINARAQGSSLHYRWTPSFYLTNDTLLTPVIKPTHDITYRLTVTGKAGCTAYDEVKVTVRKLPVVPNTFTPNGDGINDVWHIEYLESYPGNTVEIYNRYGQLVFRSAGYHQPWDGKQNGQPLPIGTYYYIIDPKEGRKKMTGSVTILR
- a CDS encoding fibronectin type III domain-containing protein; this encodes MKKWITGFVLISGMITMVQAQVNPTVKAPEKPKAPEQSKAPAPQNIQGIRMLADGRGDTIELRWAPSTPFLWQMGNKYGYILERFVLKEDSTMVPATARKRKLLTPTPLMPASKARFDSIELTDDRAAIVKEAIYGDEFKLETSIKGGTGILHKSQELDNRFGFSLLICDISPVSAKAAALSFTDTDVKPGNRYIYRIKLGKAIPNFNYEPGIIVIDAKENFKANIISDLNGTFSDKSAILKWSVFLHEGVYSAYIIEKSEDGQHFKNISSEPLITTSEKKNQEYAYYVDSLADNTRQYYYRIRGITPFGVTGPPSNIFAGKGKEEMTTLTIVDSTTVLRNEKVRLSWHLDNPMNQAIKGFYVLRASKDEGPYKELNATLLPKDVFTFTDPSPGRSNYYRVKTVLANDDISLSFSHLALLIDSVPPVLPSDLAGTIDSLGIVRIKWTSNKEEDLLGYRVFRSNNQQEEFVEVTRNILARPAFKDTVNINTLTSKVYYKVIAIDQNFNASAYSAALALKRPDTIPPAPPVFGQIRRVDTTIRLAFISGHADDLAKQVLYRQPRSSDSSTKLAEWTAGKEPSEFTDRQGLHNGEVYIYRLEAHDSTGNIAKALSGEVFYETGIRKPIDQVTAKAEREKRLIALQWKYPETGIRKMIIYRNKQGEPATIYQTLNENPGNFEDKELTINNTYIYKIQAVFNGGAKSPVSKDIVVKY